TtcctgtaaataaaatatatttagtaTTATGGTCAAGCCAAATGTGCACACTCATTGAGGTTATAAGAACAGAGCAGGGCTGTTtgacatgtatgtatgtttgacTTGTAGACTGACACAGGGAAgattttttaaagaattttaGGTAATTTTCTCCTCACTTTTTGAAAAGAGGCTATTTCTTAATGGCTTCTCTTAAAAactaatatttttatattgagaTATCTTTAACATAGCtaatttttgtatttgtgcatGGTTGTTActcattttatatattttactatGTCCTCAGTCTTTTGCTTCATAATGCTTCATAAAGCCCTTTGGGCCTCTTGCTTGAAAAGTGCtccataaataaattaaaaataatcattattttGGGTTAAAATTTAGGGTTAACACATTAGAATCAGGATTAAGTTCATGTTGGTGGACCCGGATTGGATATAGTCAACAGAGGGTCCTTATAAGGCTAAAAGTAGGGCcacaggggtgtgtgtgtatcatcTGTGTATTAGTTTTTGGGCATGAATGTGTGGTGGCAGGGGAGTGGGCTCTGTGCTTGTGTTTCTGTCCATCTACCTGTGTGAGTTGTTGGTGTAATACTGTATACACAATGGCTCCCATACGAAGCCTGATCTGTCAGAATCTACATTAGAGCTCATACACACGCAGCTTCCCTAAATCAGATTTGAGTGGTTAAAAATAGCTCGTAGTGATCACATCCAAGACACGCCTGCCTGGAAAAGTCCTGTGCTATGTGGCAGGGGGGAGGTGGAGGATGGCTGGAGAGGCAGTCTCTCAAAGCCAAACTCACTTGTGTGCGTGGAGACAGACAAAAATCACAAGAATTGCTTGTTACAATGTATTTTCTGAAGAACTTTATGAAGAatagttttatttctctctttctttctgtctttatttatttagattaTGAGCATAGCTTTAACTCTAATAAGAATAATGTCCAGGTTTGTGAGGCCGTTGAtacatacaaaaagaaaaaaaatgaattacattTACCAACAGATCTTTGCTCTTGTGTGTTTCAGAATCCTCTTGTTGTCCATTGCCATTCTGTCTGCATATTCAATTCATCTCCTACTGAAAAGTGCTGGAGTTGTTGGTAAGCCAGACTCAACACACATAACATAGCATATGTAGTAGCGACATAGTCAATCCTGCATTCATAAGTTATCACACtcatatatgtatattgtttttttcaggCATCCGGGCTTATGAGCAGCTTGGGAATCGGGCTTTTGGTGCCCCGGGAAAAATGCTGGCTGCAATCATCATTACAATACACAACATTGGAGGTATTGTCATGCCATTTTCTTCCTTTGATGTTTATGTCTGATATCTGTAAATGAAAGCATGTGCATTTAATCAGATTGACTGTTTTCATTTACTTTTAGCAATGTCCAGCTACCTCTTCATCGTCAAGTCTGAGCTCCCACTGGTTATTCAATCTTTCCTGggtaaatatgaaaacacaggGTGAGTGTCAAAGTGCTATTCTGACAATGATTCATGTGtaatttcagttttttgttttgtgatgtgctttttttatttatttttacatctgTCTCTTAGAGAGTGGTTCTTGAATGGAAACTACTTGATCATGATTGTTAGCGTTCTCATCATCCTTCCTCTAGCAATGATGAAACAACTTGGTATGTTTTCCAttcttttgtcacattttctttctttttttttaattccccaTACTCTCTCATGTAACAGCATGTCTCCACtacctgtttttttgttgtgctTACATTCATATGCTGTACTTCCAGAATCCATAAATCATTCTGCAACATGTTATTATCATTGCAACACAGGTTACTTGGGCTATACAAGCGGGTTCTCCCTCTCCTGCATGGTGTTTTTTCTGATTTCGGTGAGTCTCAACTGTTGAGCCAACAAAGATATACAGACTATTACACCAGCTGTTCCTCCGTTAAATATTTATCTTTGATTAACCAATGGGTGTGTCTCTCCAGGTTATCTACAAGAAATTCAACATCCCATGTCCACTGGTTGATGTAAATCATAACATGACTCATACTGCCCATTACCACACTGCCACTAATGGGACAGATGACTTCTGTAAGGCCAAACTATTTACCACAAACTCACAggtaaaacattttcagattgccTGCGTCTAGTTCCCTGAATCATCtgctgtatatttattttttggtcaACACAGCAGATTGACTGCAACATATTCTGCATGAGAGTGTGTTATGTCAACAGTAGTGTCTGGTATAAAACAAGCATTAGATTGTGTTCCTCAAGCCATGTTTTGTGGGTTACTCACTGACCTTTGGCATGTTTGGCTTTTAGACAGCATACACCATCCCAATTCTGGCCTTCGCTTTCGTCTGCCACCCAGAGGTGCTACCAATCTACACTGAGCTACGAGAGTAAGTCTGAATATCGTCATCCATTTCACCAAATCCAAATGTGGGTTTCTTAATAGGCACACAGAGAGCTGTGCTAAAAAGGTTTGGTAAAATTAACGTATTTTTCTGCTTGGCTTTACCCCAGTGCCACCAAGAAACGTATGCAGGCCGTTGCCAACATCTCCATCCTTGCCATGTTTGTCATGTACCTGCTAACAGCTCTTTTTGGTTACCTCACTTTTTATGGTAAGATACTCTTTACTCCTGAGATTCAAAGGTCACCCTTTTCTTAAGTTGTGAATGGGAAAAAAATCCAATGAATGAGCCACTTGTACCCATAGCATCTACCAGTGTTGTGAATTAGGGAATATACCATGTGAGATATGTAAATGGTTTCTCTGTGGGTAGATGCTGTGGAGTCAGAGCTGTTACACACCTACAGTCGAGTGGACCCCCTGGATGTCCTGGTTCTCTGTGTGCGTCTAGCTGTGCTGGTGGCCGTCACTCTCACCGTCCCCGTGGTTCTTTTCCCGGTAAAACATCTATCAACAAGAATAATATCTGTTTTGATTTCCTGACACTTTCCACACATTCAAATTCATCACACTTTACATGATAAAAGTGGATTTAGATACAATCAATAAAACAGTCACAAAAGGGGAGATTATGAGAATATAGAGCTAAAACAATTAGTTGAATAATTTATTTGTTAAAATGTATCAGCTACTTTGCTCATCGGTTAATTCATACATCAGTTCAAGAAAAATGGTTACAGCCtctcaaatgtaaatattttctctAAAGAAAAATTCTAaaagataaaatgtatttttttttttttttataaacacttTATTTGTACTTTTCCAATTATCACATAAAACAATCGTATTCCCTATTTTACAAATAACCatagaaaaaaaatccc
The genomic region above belongs to Sander lucioperca isolate FBNREF2018 chromosome 12, SLUC_FBN_1.2, whole genome shotgun sequence and contains:
- the LOC116043493 gene encoding sodium-coupled neutral amino acid transporter 3-like; the encoded protein is MELQKMNGHNREDGFDELDALAEQEEFLPHKTGIKKENPFTDFEGKTSFGMSIFNLSNAIMGSGILGLAFAMSNTGIILFLILLLSIAILSAYSIHLLLKSAGVVGIRAYEQLGNRAFGAPGKMLAAIIITIHNIGAMSSYLFIVKSELPLVIQSFLGKYENTGEWFLNGNYLIMIVSVLIILPLAMMKQLGYLGYTSGFSLSCMVFFLISVIYKKFNIPCPLVDVNHNMTHTAHYHTATNGTDDFCKAKLFTTNSQTAYTIPILAFAFVCHPEVLPIYTELRDATKKRMQAVANISILAMFVMYLLTALFGYLTFYDAVESELLHTYSRVDPLDVLVLCVRLAVLVAVTLTVPVVLFPIRRALLQILFPAKPFNWLVHITIACCLIFVVNLLVIFVPSIRDIFGLIGATSAPSLIFILPGTFYVRIVPEDKEPFLSRPKIQAACFAALGFIFMIMSLSFIIIDWVTGESRSGGGH